In Bactrocera neohumeralis isolate Rockhampton chromosome 5, APGP_CSIRO_Bneo_wtdbg2-racon-allhic-juicebox.fasta_v2, whole genome shotgun sequence, the genomic window AAGCCTCttaatgagaaaaatggaacgccaccctgaagtaatgcaaatatGATTCtagggtgggcgacggttccttagaggagGGATTTAGTGATCTGCTGCAATTGCTGTGACGACAGCACTGATGAGGAAGGTATTTTCCGCCCCtcaccccaaaaaaaaaaaattaaacaaaattgtgATTTGACCTCGTTAGGCACTGATTGTCAGTGTGAACGAGGTTACATAGAcctgactgtcgtgggaacggtttGGGTGAATCTTAGCAATGTCTAGCCTAAGTAACCACAGGAACGCAGTTGAgttccaaaaataaaagaaaagcttactttaataataataatagtacaaATAACTAATTTCTATTaagtttctcaatttttttataatctttttatCAAGCCTATATATGAACCACCCTGTTTTCGGCCGTTGTGGTCTACCGCGCCCCGCTAAAGCCAGGCAACGACGAGCGACTTGAGCAAAAAGCAACGTTGTGGCCTCTGTTCGCaaattaaatatgcatatacacatagttatatttacatacatatgtacatattatatatacatatctctgtatatacatatatgtgcacaGGTGTTGTAATTTGATAAGCCACATGCAACGAAATTTatctttatgtaaataaaatcaatggcataaaattatcaaataataCAAACATGAATAAGTTATGAAAGAAGATATGCTAAGCAAAGATATATGCACAAGTAAGCGTGTAGAAGGGGGTACCAAGCAGTTCTGGCATAAATAATCACAAATAAAATGtgttacaaacaaaaacaacaacaacgaataaTTTTGCAAGGCAATTTCAGTAACTACTGCTTTTAGAGTTAAATTGGAGTCTCTGTCTAGCTGGTGGAGGATAGGTCGGTTCAAGGTAATGTGACCGGATTTATAACTTACATAAACTCAAACTTTATTGTAGCGTCACAAAAAGGCTACCAAAGCAACTCTGTTTCAATTACTTGTATAAACCAAATAAGATAATTAAAAGGTTATCAGAAGTCCTAACCCCAAAAGAAAATTGCTCGTCAAGCTGGCTTAAGAAACGAGAGAACACGGTTCTCACTCTTAATACCGCAAATGTGAACCACTCAACtactaattgtttttttttttgttatattgtgTCGATGTAGGAAACATTCTACAAATAATTCTGAGTGATGCTGCCGAGTTGATGGACTCTGCcgggatatatgtatgttccgTGTTTCCTTTACGTAAACTATACTGCTCAGTATTCATTGACCAAAAAtgcttccaaaaatattttttcccagcAGTTCATGCttctacaaaataaaattgtttcccAGCAGAATTTCTTTTTCATGAAGACTAAGATGTGGAAGCAGCGATCGTTTAATTTTTCCCAGCAGTTACGATCTTAATACCTTTATATTACAAAGGTACAAATCATGACCGAGTGGAAAGAGCTTCCTAGAAGTGAATCCAGAATTTCTTTTGCTCATGAAGACTAAGATGTGGAAGCAGCGTTGCGTTATAGATTGTAAACAAAACATCCTTCTCCTTTTCAATACTTTCCCCTCCCATTTTTGGGGcgttttgacacctaagccacTTAGACTTCACTTCGATACCGCGGAACTAGCCTGAATTAACATCTATTAGATGACCGAAGCTCTCTCAGGCTCGAGAAGAACCTTTTCGAGCCGTgccataccaaacgaggtttcagacaaggcgactacatacgtgcgacttcttcaatatactACGAGGTCACGGTCCACTGTCATCAAACAGACAGTCTTCGCACACGCGACTTGCCTCCCACGTCACTGTGGTGTCGTAGAACAATTTTGTCTGtcttggaatcagcattaacaccagcaacaacgtcagcctcgaaacctaacgcagaataactctttccaataggtgctgcttcggactgagaaggcaattgagaagtatgtaaagtcctctctcaacgcacaaagaccaaactctacaagtcacacATCATCTttatcctgctatatggtgtgaaggcatgaacgatgacagcatctgatgagtcggtgttacgagttttcgagagaaaagttttgaggaaaatttgcgcattggcaacggcgaataccgcagtcgacggaacgatgagttgtacgaaatatacgacgccattgacatatttcagcgaattaataGTTAGCGGCTATTCTGGCTAAGTCATGATGAAAACACTACAGCCCTAAgcgtattcgacgcagtgcccgcTGAGGGattcagaggaagaggaaggcctccacaCCGTTGAAAAGATCAAGTGGAAAAGACCTGGCTATACTTGGAAactctaattggcgccaaacagcgaaaaggaagaacggcGCGCTGTCGTAAACTCGGATATAACCGTGTCAGCAATGCCTAcgttaataaagaagaagaagatgatgaTTAAATAACCTCGTTTCGCATATCGGCCGAGAGTGTTTTGGGTAGCAGGGCGGCAGCGAGTTTATATCTACTGATAGTGGACGAGGTTGCCGAGAGTGACTATATTAATCACACGGTATGAAACACTGAAAGAGTTACCGTTAGTAAAACCacagaatatattaaaattcgCGTGAAGCGCTGGCTTTTCGAAAGATCACTGATCCTCATGGACTGCGTGACGGCATTCGGTCTGATATCGTTAAGAACCAAAACTGGACTAGGTTTGACTTATTAGCCTTCCAGACTAACCTAGtctggcatttatttttaattaatacattCGACATTTATTACAATTACACGCTCTCCAGCATctcataataatatttaaacaacTCAACCGACTTTACTTCACTTTCGACAAGATCTGAGATTCATATTGAAACGCATTCGTCAATAAGAATCTTGACTCAGCACCTTTTCTGAACATCTCAGCTCTGTGTTCGTACATAATCCGAAGATTGTGCGCTCTCCattcaaaaacataaataactAGGGACTGACTCGATTTCTCTCAATTGACCCCACCAAATATAGTTTATCCATTATTGTTGCTTTCTTAATGTTAACGTAAGTACATAACGCCATTTTTTACTTTACAAAGTTCAAGAGACTAAGATATAAGCATGTAGTAGGTATGCCTTGTACCCATATCTGCCTAATGTCGCCACCACTTGTGTGGCTCAGTCACGCAAAACTAAAGTTCGATAGGCTTATCACAGGCATTTCGAGTAGAATGCGTGGCAAGACAGCTGTGCTGGCGCTTATCACACTTGCCAAACACTGAGCATAGTTGGCATAATGTGTACGTGCCGTGTGGCTAATTCCAACAAATCTGTGAAAAATGCGCCAGTGGCTTGGTTTGATGGATGCCAAAGTGGTgaagtactatatacatatctgtatatactttataaatatAGAGCGTGGCAAGTGGTGTGGACAAACGCGCACAGCCAGACGATGACAATGGTGGCAATGTTGGGGCGACGAGAGCAGTTGGCGCTACTGTTGTTGGCTATTTTTGGTGAGGCGACAAGAAATAGTTGTGTAAGgctatatatatgaatatatataattttttgattttcttgccAGCCTTTCAACAATCTGAAGGACTCTTTAAGAAGCTGATCACCATTGAAAACGATGGCATTGATGAGGAGAGCAGCGAGCATGTTAATATAAGATTTCCGACAGTCAGATTCCTTAaaccatttaatatttttgaaaagaaaaaggaTACTTTGGGCTccttaatagaaaataaattagagAAATGGGAggagaaaaaggaaaaattcgatgaaaagttattggagttatttgactttttcaaagaaaaagagCACGCCAAGTTTGAAAAGAAGACTGATTTGAAACCGCCAGCACCGCAGCCTGTTCCAGTACCAACACCAGCACCAGCATTATATCCCGCACCAGCTCCATATCATGCTCCAGCACCAGTCTATGGACCGCAGCCAGCACCGCAGCCGGTTCCAGCACCAGTCTATGGACCGCAGCCAGCACCGCAGCCGGCTCCAGCACCAGTCTATGGACCGCAGCCGGCACCAGCGCCGTCATACCGGACACCTGCACCCGCACCTGTCTACAAAGCGCGACCAGCACCCGCTGCCGCACCAGCTTATGAACCACCATCTGCATATAGTCATTATCCTTCAAGAACTTCGTCCAAATATGGGCATTCATCTGATTCTTATTCGCCATCAAGACCAGCACCTGCAACGCCACATCGTTATTATGAGGAACATGATTGCAGCCACGAGCAAACATACGCATACAAGCCGCGGGAGCCAATCAAATACAAGCCAAAACCAAGACCAACTTCACATTATGCCGATTGTGATTACGAAGTGCGTTACTTCACATAAGATTAGTTCGatttaccaattaaaataatagtaaattatttttgaaaaattaaagcaaaagttactgattaattataaaaaaattaaatttcaaatctttGACAGTATCTCACCTCAAAGAACTATTTAAGAGATCTTTGGTAGAGAGCCGCGTAAATTTCAACTTCCATTCCTCGCTGAATTTAGCAAAGGAATGAAAAAACTTTCAATCCAAGTCAGTTGAAACGAAATTCTGGTAATACATTGCATGGACCTAAAGAAATGAGTTTTTCCGAATAAGTGGGGTAGTGATTGACCGCTTTGTTCTAACTATTATCATTGTATTCTAATTGTTGGTCCAAAAAGTTCTTAGTCGGTAAACGGCAGATTCATTGTTACATTTAGTGGTTTAGAGATCTACTTATTGGATCTTAATAAGAAACCCCTTTAGTGCAATCTTCTCTCCATTCCATTGTTCACAGGTTCAGGAGATTTGCAGGTCCTCTCAGATGATCTGTTTATTTGATCTATTtgacaatattttcattgcccATCTTTGTCGGTTTCAATATCTATTGTATccatatatctttatatatataaatcttctgaccgtgtgtttgtaattgaactgctcctaaacggctgaaccgattttgatgaaattttttgtgtgtgttcaaggagattcgagaatggtttagattcacaatttggtccactggaaaatgtttttttaaataaatttttcatttgtaattaattgctaattttggaatgtttgaccgatagattgcgccaccatcgcagtatccaatattcaaaccttaattggcgtaaacgtgcaataaacaaaacgatgccaaagtaaaaggcgacatctgtagacaagttttcataacgtggacagagttgttcgttattaagtaataaattgggtgattcaatacatcaatgggtatcttgacaggcaatttaaaattgcaaaagatttggcataaaaaaatatcggcataactgaagtgttgataaaaaggtctattaaaatttgagatatatagaaattttttcgaagcattgcaagactaatgccataaccttgccagccgatttttttgtctttccacgcttgagaaccgtttcttaatatgcagtccaccaggctgacaatcgattggactcgattgatttcactgatgcacagcccaaattcaatagtatttttaccccaaaaaccaattctttcttaacgcacgaaatgctttttgattcatttttgttgcttcaccaaaaatgcgattattccttaactaatacttataatctaactaatagaaatcatatagatagTATAAGTAGTACTACCTATAGTATATATCAGCCACAGGAAAACAtgggcgggtcctctagtatatatatggtatatgtatctAATGTGTATGGTATGAATGGTACGTAAGAAATCGGAATGACGAGCTAAGTCAATTTAACTATATCCGTGTGTCCGtttttctgtatatatgtatgcgaactagtctttcagtttttgagatatcgatttgaaactATGCTTCCATACTTttctcatcaaaaatcagcttaTTTATAAAAGTGATAAAGTGATGACAAagaaaacttttccaattgaCCATGTGTCAGTAGCCAGAAGAGGCAATCctcatataaattttatgaGCTGTCGGTAACATTCTCCATTAATAATTTCACCAAGATTTAGAAGCGCAAATACAGCATGCGTTCTGATCCTATCAAACACTGAGCATTATTGGCATGGATATTCGCCATTTTGCCGTTGATTTGGCTGTTTGGCCTGGTTTAACATATGATTTTAGGATTGACGTaatgtatacatttttcatCAACTGTCAACTCGCTGCAAACGACTTCTGTTTGTATGTTGGGTATTTCACCATCTCTTGAATGCAATTCATATGGAATTAGAAATTAGAATgctattcttttaaaatatacgCCAAAGTTTCTGTGCTCTCctcttgtatttaaaaaaaatcttcaccGAGTTGTTGTTCTGGTTTCCAGTCATCTTCAAACGTTTTTGACCGCAAGGGGCATTCTTCGCCGTCCAAGCCAAAATCAAACCAGTTTCGATAGGTTCGCTCGGCTGTCCAGTATATTGAGATTATATGTATAAGCCgaaatggttaaaaaatattttgttgtctCCACTTAGACTGTTATGCACTaaagtcctttgtgaagccagacAAAAACTTCTGCTAATATTAAAGAGCTATTAGCTTTTGCAACTGCATATCCAAAATGATGAGGTGAGAGGAATTTTTGCCTCGGTTGAGCAACAGCAAAAGCGGGagaaagtgaaagaatgtttctatctcatcttcttccCAACTGCCTAGGCAGCTGGTTCTAGTAAGTTATTCAATCTTACTGCATATATTCCGATCAGACTGTGTCCAGTTAGAACTCTTATAAACAAAAGTGGACTTGCTGAAAGCAGAGAGTTCCCTAGCCAACTTATGATTTACCTAGGTTCAGTAGAACCTTGCAACTGCCAAGCTGCTTTCTAAGCCGATCTGAGCCCCAGCAGTCCAATATTGAGCTACAAGAAGCCTATGGAGCTCCAAGTTGTTCACATTCCGTAGCTATTGAGAATGAAGTATCTGCCCCAGCAAGCTTATCACTACATTTTCTTGCAACTACGATGCCACCAGGCTTCTATAATGGActtatcataaaatatttcgatgCTTGAGATAAGGCGCACAGTCAGACAGCTCAAAGGTAAAATCGTTGCCCTACAATCCAAGTCCATAGTCCCCTTGCTTTTGTAGCAGCCACCTACACTTGAAAGACGCAACAGTGGCCAAGAACCCTAAAACTGGAACTAGTGGAACCCGACAGAGTACTCCCCCGTCAAACCTGCCAGCAAGCTTTGATTCATGAGTAAAAAGCTCACCGCTACTTTCGTTCAGCGAGTCGCTTCCCTCGAaggtatgtactt contains:
- the LOC126758672 gene encoding uncharacterized protein LOC126758672, with the protein product MTMVAMLGRREQLALLLLAIFAFQQSEGLFKKLITIENDGIDEESSEHVNIRFPTVRFLKPFNIFEKKKDTLGSLIENKLEKWEEKKEKFDEKLLELFDFFKEKEHAKFEKKTDLKPPAPQPVPVPTPAPALYPAPAPYHAPAPVYGPQPAPQPVPAPVYGPQPAPQPAPAPVYGPQPAPAPSYRTPAPAPVYKARPAPAAAPAYEPPSAYSHYPSRTSSKYGHSSDSYSPSRPAPATPHRYYEEHDCSHEQTYAYKPREPIKYKPKPRPTSHYADCDYEVRYFT